One stretch of Tenacibaculum sp. MAR_2010_89 DNA includes these proteins:
- a CDS encoding RNA polymerase sigma factor: MQTELENKFLSDFETNQNIVHKVCRIYTTNQDAHNDLFQEITIQLWKNYSKFRGDAKFSTWMYRVALNTAISLYRKSTRTIKTQDISDFTYKIQSNEYDDTEEQQLKSLYKAVHKLNDIDKALIFLYLEDKAYKEIAATLGISEVNARVKMNRAKDKLKKILTP, translated from the coding sequence GTGCAAACAGAACTCGAAAATAAATTTTTATCCGATTTTGAAACTAATCAAAATATAGTGCATAAAGTATGTAGAATTTATACTACTAACCAAGATGCTCATAATGATTTGTTCCAAGAAATAACTATTCAACTTTGGAAAAATTACAGCAAATTTCGAGGTGATGCAAAATTTAGTACGTGGATGTATAGAGTTGCTTTAAATACAGCCATTTCATTATATAGAAAATCAACTAGAACGATAAAGACACAAGATATTAGTGACTTTACTTATAAAATACAGTCTAATGAATATGATGATACAGAAGAGCAACAGTTAAAATCTCTATACAAAGCTGTTCATAAATTAAATGATATAGATAAGGCTCTTATTTTTTTATACCTCGAAGATAAAGCCTATAAAGAAATTGCTGCTACATTAGGTATAAGTGAAGTAAATGCTAGAGTGAAAATGAATAGAGCAAAAGATAAATTAAAAAAAATACTGACACCCTAA
- a CDS encoding DUF2141 domain-containing protein: MRFLTSILVLIIVFTIETVSAQKQTITATVVNVTSNKGKVSYALYNKDNFMKEPVKAKSSKIVNGKSTVVFDDVPAGEYAIVCYHDKNNNNKMDFQPNGMPIENYGASNNVMNFGPPQYEDAKFTIIDNNVSLEIRF, translated from the coding sequence ATGAGATTTTTAACAAGTATTTTAGTATTAATAATAGTATTTACAATAGAAACAGTTTCGGCTCAAAAGCAAACAATTACTGCAACAGTTGTAAATGTAACATCTAACAAAGGAAAAGTAAGTTATGCTTTATATAATAAAGATAATTTTATGAAAGAGCCAGTAAAAGCAAAGTCTTCAAAAATTGTTAATGGAAAAAGTACAGTAGTTTTTGATGATGTTCCTGCTGGTGAATATGCAATTGTTTGTTATCATGATAAAAATAATAATAATAAAATGGATTTTCAACCTAATGGTATGCCGATAGAAAACTATGGTGCATCAAATAATGTGATGAATTTTGGACCACCGCAATATGAAGATGCAAAGTTTACTATTATTGATAATAACGTATCTTTAGAAATTAGATTTTAA
- a CDS encoding 2TM domain-containing protein, giving the protein MNTENKNVINKLKQDFWVCLKMTLIFGVFFIIVNRQFSIKGAGIIFLFSAMYSFVLGMGNGYINDYLSSKWSWVEETNQRVWAGVITTVIFNVIAVLLIHYIQYIIIFDRGINNFFKGELFWTHLFAVMLALGMAAFFHARGFMKNWKESVKKESTQQQIVAKTETAKFETLKSQIDPHFLFNSLNVLTSLIGENPYQAEKFTTKLSKVYRYVLEQRNKELVPIQEELLFAKTYMELLQMRFEDAVKFTIPTTLNNPELKIVPLSLQLLLENAVKHNVVSSNKPLEIKIYEEEGFLQVQNNINPKEAIGKSTKVGLRNIADRYGLITKRNVQITKNNKTFTVSLPLLTKVKDMRIDTNDLENNKYVKAVESLEKLKEFYQNLISYCLVIPFLIFINLRVSPQFHWFWFPMIGWGIGVIFHFLEVNNYRMFLGRNWEERKIKELMEEEDKYQ; this is encoded by the coding sequence ATGAATACAGAAAATAAAAACGTAATAAATAAACTAAAACAAGATTTCTGGGTTTGCTTAAAAATGACATTAATTTTCGGGGTGTTTTTTATTATAGTTAACAGGCAGTTTAGTATTAAAGGAGCAGGTATTATTTTTCTCTTTTCAGCAATGTATTCGTTCGTTTTAGGTATGGGAAATGGCTATATAAATGATTATTTAAGTTCTAAATGGAGTTGGGTTGAAGAAACAAACCAACGAGTTTGGGCAGGAGTTATAACAACAGTTATTTTTAATGTTATTGCCGTATTATTAATTCATTATATACAATACATTATAATTTTTGATAGAGGTATTAATAATTTTTTTAAAGGAGAATTATTTTGGACACATTTATTTGCTGTAATGTTAGCTTTAGGAATGGCTGCTTTTTTTCATGCGAGAGGCTTTATGAAAAACTGGAAAGAATCAGTAAAAAAAGAAAGTACGCAACAACAAATAGTTGCCAAAACAGAAACGGCAAAGTTTGAAACATTAAAAAGTCAGATAGATCCACACTTCTTATTCAATAGCTTAAATGTATTAACCTCTTTAATAGGTGAAAACCCATATCAAGCTGAAAAGTTTACAACTAAACTATCTAAAGTTTATAGGTATGTATTAGAACAAAGAAATAAAGAATTAGTTCCAATTCAAGAAGAGTTGTTGTTTGCAAAAACATATATGGAGTTGTTACAAATGCGTTTTGAAGATGCTGTAAAGTTTACGATTCCAACAACATTAAATAATCCTGAATTGAAAATAGTACCGTTGTCTTTACAGTTATTACTTGAAAACGCGGTAAAACATAATGTAGTTTCTTCAAACAAACCTTTAGAAATAAAAATTTATGAAGAAGAAGGTTTCTTACAAGTACAGAATAATATAAATCCTAAAGAAGCTATAGGAAAGAGTACAAAAGTAGGATTAAGAAATATTGCAGATAGATATGGTTTAATAACCAAAAGAAATGTGCAAATAACAAAAAATAATAAAACATTTACAGTGAGCTTACCACTGTTAACAAAAGTAAAAGATATGAGAATTGATACAAATGATTTAGAGAATAATAAATATGTAAAAGCGGTAGAGAGTTTAGAGAAACTTAAAGAATTTTACCAAAATTTAATTTCATATTGTTTAGTAATACCTTTTTTAATATTTATAAACCTTAGAGTATCACCACAATTTCATTGGTTCTGGTTTCCAATGATAGGATGGGGGATAGGTGTAATATTTCATTTCTTAGAAGTAAATAATTACAGAATGTTTTTAGGAAGAAATTGGGAAGAGCGTAAAATAAAAGAACTAATGGAAGAAGAGGATAAGTACCAATAA
- a CDS encoding 2TM domain-containing protein, translating to MEKNYTYEYKYAKAKKRIEKIKGFYIHLLVTIVLIPFLIFINLRFVPQFHWFWFPIMGMSIGLFFHWFGAFGFDKLGFGKDWEEKKIKEYLDNN from the coding sequence ATGGAAAAAAATTATACATATGAGTACAAATATGCTAAAGCGAAGAAGCGAATAGAAAAAATTAAAGGATTTTATATTCATTTATTAGTAACAATAGTATTAATACCTTTTTTAATTTTCATTAACCTAAGATTTGTTCCTCAATTTCATTGGTTTTGGTTTCCTATTATGGGAATGTCAATTGGGCTTTTTTTTCATTGGTTTGGAGCTTTCGGTTTTGATAAATTAGGATTTGGTAAAGACTGGGAAGAGAAAAAAATTAAAGAATATTTAGATAACAACTAA
- a CDS encoding 2TM domain-containing protein, whose protein sequence is MDTNYTQEKKYIEAKKKIKKVKAFYIHVVVNIVSIVIIVSVNLTFVPYFHWFWFPVMGIILVTFIHWMIVFGSDVIGYGKDWEERKIDEYIKKNK, encoded by the coding sequence ATGGATACTAATTATACTCAAGAAAAAAAATATATTGAAGCGAAAAAAAAGATAAAAAAAGTAAAAGCTTTTTATATACATGTTGTAGTAAACATAGTTTCAATTGTTATAATAGTTTCAGTGAACTTAACATTTGTACCTTATTTTCATTGGTTTTGGTTTCCTGTCATGGGAATAATATTGGTAACCTTTATTCATTGGATGATAGTTTTCGGATCAGATGTAATAGGGTATGGTAAAGATTGGGAAGAACGTAAAATAGATGAGTATATAAAAAAGAATAAATAA
- a CDS encoding 2TM domain-containing protein codes for MEKDYKKEHKYLLAKKKVEKIKGFYWHLISYVVVNVFISSMVIFGLMSDDGDSLIEVLQNFGVYSTWIFWGIGLFFHWLGVYGDSLFFNKDWEKRKIDEYMKNDE; via the coding sequence ATGGAGAAAGATTATAAAAAAGAGCATAAATATTTACTTGCAAAGAAAAAAGTAGAGAAAATAAAAGGATTTTATTGGCATTTAATATCATATGTAGTAGTAAATGTTTTTATTTCATCAATGGTAATTTTTGGGTTAATGTCTGATGATGGAGATTCTTTAATAGAAGTGTTACAAAATTTCGGGGTATACTCAACCTGGATATTTTGGGGAATAGGTTTGTTTTTTCATTGGCTAGGAGTATACGGAGATTCTTTATTTTTTAATAAAGATTGGGAAAAACGTAAGATAGATGAGTATATGAAAAATGATGAATAA
- a CDS encoding 2TM domain-containing protein, whose translation MKTDNYTKEQKYFRAQKKVEELKKYYIHLSVYIVVNIFISVKKIVRNVGNGETFQEAFFDFGTFAIWFFWGIGLVFHTFKVFGFDFFLGKNWEERKIKEHMDNQTRYDGNR comes from the coding sequence ATGAAAACAGATAATTATACAAAGGAGCAAAAATATTTTAGAGCGCAAAAGAAAGTTGAAGAATTAAAAAAGTATTATATTCATCTATCTGTATATATAGTAGTTAATATATTTATAAGTGTAAAAAAGATAGTAAGAAATGTTGGTAATGGAGAAACTTTTCAAGAAGCTTTTTTCGATTTTGGAACTTTTGCAATTTGGTTTTTTTGGGGAATAGGTTTAGTATTTCATACATTTAAAGTTTTTGGTTTTGATTTCTTTTTAGGTAAAAACTGGGAAGAACGAAAAATTAAAGAACATATGGATAATCAAACTAGGTATGATGGAAACAGATAA
- a CDS encoding 2TM domain-containing protein, translating to MMETDNKRIKAEQRVKELKEFYKHLSAYLIVNLAFTFISNYFDVVVRVFDGLRVSNKFTENGFEHYPLWGIWGVILIIDVFRVFGFRKLFGKNWEEEKIKEFINK from the coding sequence ATGATGGAAACAGATAATAAAAGAATTAAAGCAGAACAAAGAGTAAAAGAGTTAAAAGAATTTTACAAGCATTTATCAGCATATTTAATTGTTAATTTAGCATTTACGTTTATATCGAATTATTTTGATGTTGTTGTTAGAGTTTTTGATGGACTAAGAGTTAGTAATAAGTTTACTGAAAATGGTTTTGAACATTATCCATTGTGGGGTATATGGGGAGTTATTTTAATAATAGATGTTTTTAGAGTGTTTGGTTTTAGAAAGTTATTTGGAAAAAACTGGGAAGAAGAAAAAATAAAAGAGTTTATAAATAAATAG
- a CDS encoding LytTR family DNA-binding domain-containing protein, which yields MNIIIIEDEKPAARRLQRMLAVLNLEAQQMLHSVEEAINWFQKNEHPDLIFLDIQLSDGLSFEIFEEVPVKSSIIFTTAYDEYALKAFKLNSIDYLLKPLDEDELKVAVDKFINNKPKETDIQVNIDDIRKLLINPIDRKYKKRFTIKVGQHIKIIHTDEIECFYSENKATYIHTNSNRNYLIDHSLEYWQEQLDPEQFYRVNRTYIVHINAIKDIISYTNSRLQLKLYTYDEAEIIVSRERVKDFKNWIE from the coding sequence ATGAATATTATAATCATTGAAGATGAAAAACCAGCTGCAAGAAGACTGCAAAGAATGTTAGCTGTTTTAAATTTAGAAGCTCAACAAATGTTACATTCAGTAGAAGAAGCAATTAATTGGTTTCAAAAAAACGAACATCCTGATTTAATTTTTTTAGATATTCAACTATCTGATGGATTGTCTTTTGAGATATTTGAAGAAGTACCAGTGAAGTCATCTATTATTTTTACTACTGCTTATGATGAATATGCTTTAAAGGCATTTAAATTAAATTCTATAGATTATTTATTAAAGCCATTAGATGAAGATGAATTAAAAGTAGCGGTAGATAAATTTATTAATAATAAACCTAAAGAAACCGACATACAGGTTAATATTGATGATATAAGGAAGTTACTTATCAACCCTATCGATAGAAAATATAAAAAACGTTTTACAATAAAAGTAGGACAGCATATAAAAATTATACATACAGATGAAATTGAGTGTTTTTATTCAGAGAATAAGGCTACTTATATTCATACAAATTCTAATAGAAATTATTTAATAGATCACTCTTTAGAATATTGGCAAGAACAATTAGACCCAGAACAATTTTATAGGGTTAACAGAACTTATATAGTTCATATTAATGCAATAAAAGATATAATATCATATACTAACTCACGACTACAATTGAAATTATATACTTATGATGAAGCAGAAATTATTGTAAGTAGAGAGCGTGTTAAAGATTTTAAAAATTGGATAGAATAA
- the htpG gene encoding molecular chaperone HtpG has product MSKGNINVSVENIFPLIKKFLYSDHEIFLRELISNGTDATTKLKHLISIGEAKTELGDAKIEISIDKDAKTLTIKDQGLGMTADEVEKYINQIAFSGAEEFLEKYKDDKNETGVIGHFGLGFYSAFMVADKVDLITKSFKDEPAAHWTCDGSPEYTLVEHDKSDRGTEIILHIADDSTEFLEEAKISGLLNKYNRFNQVPIKFGTKQVNDPDFTPQTTTNKDGKETTEPHKQIDVDNIINNTNPAWTKKPADLEAEDYTNFYRELYPMQFEESLFHIHLNVDYPFNLTGILFFPKLSQNLDMQKDKIQLYQNQVFVTDNVEGIVPDFLQMLKGVIDSPDIPLNVSRSYLQADGAVKKISGYITKKVADKLSSLFKKDRADFEQKWNDIKVIIEYGMLSEDKFFDKAKKFALYPTVSDSFFTFDELIEKTKDAQTDKDGNHIILYASNKEAQHSYIQDATAKGYEVVILDSPIVSHLMQKLETSGESKVQFTRVDSDFIDNLIKKDDTVISKLTDEEKETLKPVIEGAVNNKSYTVQLEAMDSSSSPFLITVPEFMRRMKEMQASGGGGGMMGMGNLPEMYNLVVNTNHPLVSEILTAEEGKKKELITQAFDLAKLSQNLLHGEELTNFIKRSYELIK; this is encoded by the coding sequence ATGAGTAAAGGAAACATTAATGTATCGGTAGAAAATATATTTCCACTGATTAAAAAGTTTTTATATTCTGATCACGAGATTTTTTTACGTGAATTAATTTCTAATGGAACTGATGCTACTACTAAGTTAAAGCATTTGATATCTATTGGTGAAGCTAAAACTGAATTAGGAGATGCTAAAATTGAAATTAGCATTGATAAAGATGCAAAAACATTGACTATTAAAGATCAAGGTTTAGGTATGACTGCTGACGAAGTAGAAAAGTACATTAATCAAATTGCATTTTCAGGAGCTGAAGAGTTTTTAGAAAAATATAAAGACGATAAAAATGAAACAGGTGTAATTGGTCACTTTGGTTTAGGTTTTTACTCTGCTTTTATGGTAGCAGATAAAGTTGATTTAATTACAAAGTCATTTAAAGATGAACCAGCAGCTCACTGGACATGTGATGGTTCTCCTGAATATACCTTAGTAGAGCACGACAAATCTGACAGAGGAACAGAAATTATTTTACATATTGCTGATGACTCTACTGAATTTTTAGAAGAAGCTAAAATTTCAGGTTTATTAAATAAATATAATCGTTTTAATCAAGTACCAATTAAATTTGGAACTAAACAAGTAAACGATCCTGATTTTACACCTCAAACAACGACTAATAAAGACGGTAAAGAAACTACTGAGCCACATAAGCAAATTGATGTTGATAACATTATCAACAACACAAACCCTGCTTGGACTAAAAAGCCAGCTGACTTAGAAGCAGAAGACTATACTAACTTCTATCGTGAATTGTATCCTATGCAATTTGAAGAGTCTTTATTTCATATTCATCTAAATGTTGATTATCCTTTTAACTTAACAGGTATATTATTTTTCCCTAAGTTATCTCAAAACTTAGACATGCAAAAGGATAAGATTCAACTGTATCAAAACCAAGTTTTTGTAACAGATAATGTTGAAGGTATAGTTCCTGACTTTTTACAAATGTTAAAAGGAGTTATCGATTCTCCAGATATTCCTTTAAATGTTTCTCGTTCTTACTTACAAGCTGATGGAGCTGTAAAAAAGATTTCTGGATATATAACTAAAAAGGTAGCTGATAAATTAAGTTCATTATTTAAAAAAGATCGTGCCGATTTTGAACAAAAATGGAATGACATTAAAGTTATTATTGAGTACGGAATGTTATCTGAAGATAAGTTCTTTGATAAAGCTAAAAAGTTTGCTTTATACCCTACAGTAAGCGATTCATTTTTCACTTTTGATGAGTTAATTGAAAAAACAAAAGATGCTCAAACTGATAAAGATGGAAATCACATCATTTTGTACGCATCTAACAAAGAAGCACAACACAGCTATATTCAAGATGCTACAGCAAAAGGATATGAGGTTGTTATATTAGATTCTCCAATTGTATCACATTTAATGCAAAAACTAGAAACTTCTGGTGAATCTAAAGTTCAGTTTACCCGTGTTGATTCTGATTTTATTGATAATTTAATTAAAAAGGATGATACAGTTATATCTAAATTAACTGATGAAGAGAAAGAAACTTTAAAACCAGTTATTGAAGGAGCTGTTAACAACAAGAGCTATACTGTTCAATTAGAAGCTATGGACTCTTCTTCTTCACCTTTCTTAATTACTGTGCCAGAATTTATGCGCCGTATGAAAGAAATGCAAGCTTCTGGTGGTGGAGGTGGAATGATGGGAATGGGTAATTTACCTGAAATGTATAACTTAGTTGTAAATACAAATCACCCATTAGTTTCTGAAATTTTAACTGCTGAAGAGGGCAAGAAAAAAGAACTAATAACACAAGCTTTTGATTTAGCTAAACTATCTCAAAACTTATTACATGGTGAAGAGTTAACTAACTTCATTAAAAGAAGTTATGAGTTAATAAAATAA